CGGCGTCTTTGCCCACGGCCACGATCTTGTTGTCGCGGACCGAGATCGCCACGACGCTAGGTTCCTGGAGCACTACGCCCTTGCCCCGTACATACACCAGTACGTTGACGGTGCCCAGATCGATGCCAATTTGTTTTTCGAACATGAAGGATAGGCCTTTTTCTGCTTCGGAGACCCCTTCGACTTCGCTCAGGGCAGGCTCTTCACTGGCTGATCGAAGCAACAAAGTGCAAGATCGACCCGTTCAGAGCCTGCCCTGAGTGTAACGAAGGGGTGACAAAATGAGGGTGGTTTCTCTCACGGACACATGCGGCCGCCTGGCATCTGGCATTCAGAATGACACCATGGGGGCTTTGTTGTTGACCGAGGCACAGGCCGCGCAGAGATGACAGCGGCGGGGATTATACTACAAGGTGATCAGGCGGGGTCAATGAGGAGGGGGGAAAAGGACAAACAAAACCGGGCGCCAGTGCAGCGCCCGGTGAAGCTCGCAAGACGAGGAAACCGCCCTCCCCTCATTCCGAGGGCGTGAAATCGACCCCGCGCCGGCCCGGTGTTCGTCCGCCGTGACGACGATGGGCGATTTGCAGACGGGCGGCCGAGCGCCGGAGCGCGGCCTCCATCGCCACCCGTACTTCGGGGTCGCGGGCGTGTTCGGGGCTGGCCAGGAATTCCTCGGCCCGGCGCTTGGCGGCTTCGGCCCGGACGACGTCGATCTCCGCGGACGATTCGCCCGACCGGGCCAGGAGGATGACCTTGTCGGGGCGCACCTCGACAAAACCGCCGCCGGTGACGAAAAACTGGTCGGCTTCGCCCTCTTTGCGCACCAACACCTCGCCAGGGTTCACCACCGCCATCAAGGGTGCATGTTTGGGCAACACACCGATGACGCCGTCGGCGCCCGGCACGAGCACCATGCTGGCATCGCCCTTGTAGACAACCCGATCCTGGGTGACGAACTCGAAATGGATGGTGGACATTGTTCCTTCCTTCGCGAACAAGCAGTCCGAGCGCTGCGGGCGCTCCGACCGCTTTGATCGCTGCCTTATCCCTCAGCCCGCATCTTGGCCGCCGTTTCCACGGCTTCTTCGATGTTGCCGACCATGTAGAAGGCGGATTCGGGCAGGTCGTCGTGTTTGCCTTCCAGGATTTCCTTGAAGCCGCGCACGTTGTCGGCGATGGTAACGTAACGGCCCTCGCGACCGGTGAACTGGGCGGCCACGAACATCGGCTGGGTGAGGAAACGCTGGATCTTGCGGGCGCGGGCCACGGTCAGTTTGTCGTCTTCGCTCAGTTCTTCCACGCCCAGGATGGCGATGATGTCCTGCAAGTCCTTGTAACGTTGCAGGGTCTGCTGGACGCCGCGAGCCACCTGATAGTGCTCAGCCCCGACCACATTGGGGTCGAGGATGCGGCTGGTGGAGGCCAGCGGGTCGATGGCGGGGAACAGGGCCTGCTCGGCCAGGGCGCGTTCCAAGGAGATGGTGGCGTCCAGATGGGCGAAGGTGGTGGCGGGGGCGGGGTCGGTATAGTCGTCGGCGGGGACGTAGATGGCCTGCATCGAGGTGATCGAGCCGCGCTTGGTCGAGGTGATCCGCTCCTGCAACTCGCCCATGTCGGTGCCCAGGTTGGGCTGATAGCCGACGGCGCTGGGCAGGCGGCCGAGCAGGGCCGAAACCTCGGAGCCGGCTTGGACGAAGCGGAAGATGTTGTCGATGAACAGGAGCACGTCGCGGCCTTCGTCGCGGAAGTATTCGGCCATGGTGACGGCCGTCAGGCCCACGCGCAGGCGGGCGCCGGGCGGCTCGTTCATCTGGCCGAAGACCATGACCGTGCTGGGCAACACGCCAGAGTCCTTCATCTCGTGCCAGAGGTCATTGCCCTCGCGGCTGCGCTCGCCCACGCCGGCAAAGACCGAATAGCCGCTGTGCACCTGGGCGACGTTGCGGATGAGTTCCTGGATGATGACGGTTTTGCCCACGCCGGCGCCGCCAAACACGCCCGTCTTGCCGCCTTTGGTGAAGGGGGCGATCAGGTCGATGACTTTGATGCCGGTCTCGAACAGCTCGGTCTGGGTCGACTGCTCGTCGAAGGCTGGGGCAGAGCGATGGATGGGGTAGAAGACCTCGGTGGTCACCGGGTTGGAGGGGTCGTCGAGCACATTGCCGCTGACGTCGAAGATGCGGCCCAGGGTGGCCGGGCCGACGGGGACGGTGATCGGGCCGCCAGTGGCGATGGCGGCCATGCCGCGACGTAAACCATCGGTGGTGGACATAGCCACCGTGCGCACCTGTTCATCGCCCAGGAGCTGCTGCACCTCGCAAACCAGGGTGTGACCATCGTCGAAGGTGATCTCCACCGCGTCGAAGATGTCGGGTAGCTGGCCGGGCGGGAAGGCGCAGTCCACTACAGGGCCGACGACGCGCACCACGCGTCCGGCAACTTTCGCTTCAGTTCCATTCGTACCGTTTGTGCTCATCCAGGTGAACCTCCAAGAAAATTGGGAAACAAGTAAACAAGTAGACAAGTAGACAAGGCGCTCAGGTGCCCTGGTCTAGCGGTCTACATGCCTACCGGCATACTAACTTGTCTGTACGGCATTGACGGCGCCGGCAATATCCAGCAGGGCCATCGTGATCGATTGTTGGCGGGCCTTGTTGTAGGTCAGGGTCAGGTCGGCCATCAGTTCTTCGGCGGCGTCGGTGGCATTGCGCATGGCCACCATGCGGGCCGAATGCTCGCTGGCGATAGCCTCGTACAGAGCCTGCAAGATCTGCACCTCGGTGAAGCCAGCCAGGGCCTGGTCGAGGACGGTGGCCACATCCGGCTCGAAGATGTAATCCGCCGCCATTTTGACTTCGTTTTCTTCTTCGGGGATGATGGGCAGCAGTTGGCGCAGCATCGGCTCCTGGCGGACGGTGCTGTAGAAGCGGGTGAAGCCAAGATAGATGGCGTCGTAGCGGTCGCCGGTGAAGTCGTCGATCACAAGCCGGGAAATGGGGCCGACCGAAACGCTCTGGCTCACCTGCATGCCGCCCTTGCCGATGAAACTGCTGGTGGGGCGGTCGCCCAGGCCGATGAACTCGGCCCGCGTGGGCGGCCCAAAGCGGCGCATCCAGTCGCGACCCTTCTTGCCAACGGCGATGATCTCGACCTGCTTGCCTTCGTCCTGCCAGCGGCGGATGTGTTGCACGGCAAAGCGGATCATGTTGCTGTTTAGCCCCCCGGCCAGACCACGGTCGGCGGTGATCAGCACCAGGCCGACGCGCTTGATCTCGCGCTGCTGGAGCAAGGGCTGCTCTTTGGCCTCAGAGCCGCGCAGCCGAGCCAGGAACGACAGGATCTCCAGCGCCTTTTCGGCATAGGGGCGGGTGGAATGCACCTGAGCCTGGGCGCGGCGCATCTTGGAGGCCGAGACGGCCTCCATCGCCTTTGTCACCTGGGCGATGTTCTTGACGCTGCGGATACGCCGCTTGATCTCGCGGGTAGTTGCCAAATCCTTACCCTCCGGGAGGAGAGGCGGGCAGAAAACCCCGCCCCAACAACCGAATTACATGAACTGTTTGTTGAATTCGCCGAGCGCCAGTTTCAGGCTGTCTTCGGTTTCATCCGAGAGCTTTTTCTCACGTTCGATGGCGTTGCCGATTTCGGGATAGGTCGTCGCCGCGAACTGGTAGAATTTCTGCTCCCATTCGGGGATGCGGTCGATGGCGACGTTATCGAGGAAGCCGCGCGTGCCGGCGTAACAGGCCATCACCTGGCTGGCCAGGCTGACCGGGACATATTGCGGCTGCTTGAGCAACTGGGTCAGGCGCTGGAAGCGGTCGAGCTGGCGCTGGGTGGATTTGTCCAGATCGGAGCCGAACTGGGCGAAGGCGGCCAGTTCACGGCCCTGCGCCAGTTCCAGCTTCATGCGGCCGGCCACCTGTTTCATGGCTTTGGTCTGGGCGGCAGAACCCACGCGCGAAACTGAGAGGCCGACGTTGAGGGCCGGGCGGATGCCGGCATAGAAAAGGTCGGACTCCAGATAGATCTGGCCGTCGGTGATGGAGATGACGTTGGTGGGGATGTAGGCCGAGACATCGCCGGCCTGGGTTTCGATCACCGGTAGGGCCGTGAGCGACCCGCCGCCGTATTCGGGGGCCAGCTTGGCGGCTCGCTCCAGCAGGCGGCTGTGAAGATAGAAGACATCGCCGGGGTAGGCCTCGCGACCGGGCGGGCGGCGCAGCAGCAACGAAACCTGGCGATAGGCCCAGGCGTGCTTGCTGAGGTCGTCGTAGACGATCAGCGCGTCCTTGCCCTGCTCCATGAATTCTTCGCCCATGGCGCAACCGGCATAGGGGGCCAGATATTGGAGGGCGGCCGGCTCGGAGGCTGTGGCCGAGACGATGATGGTGTGCTCCATCGCCCCGTATTTCTCCAGCGTCGCCACCACCTGCGCCACGCTGGCCCGTTTCTGGCCGATGGCGACATAGATGCAGACCAGGTCTTTGCCTTTCTGGTTGATGATGGTGTCGATGGCGACGGCGGTCTTGCCGGTCTGGCGGTCGCCGATGATCAGCTCGCGCTGGCCGCGACCGATGGGGATCATGGCGTCGATGGCTTTGATGCCGGTCTGCACGGGCGTATCCACGCCCTTGCGGGTGACGACGTTGGGGGCGATGCGCTCGACCGAACGGAAGCTGTCGGTCTCGATCGGGCCTTTGCCATCGATCGGTTGGCCGACGGCGTTGACGACGCGGCCGATCAAAGCCTCGCCGACGGGGACAGAGGCAATGCGGCCGGTGCTGCGCACCAGGTCGCCTTCCTGAATGCCGCTGTATTCGCCCATGATGATGGCGCCGACGGTTTCTTGATCCAGGTTGAGGGCGATGCCCAGGGTGCCGTCGTTGAACTCGACCAGCTCGCTGGCCATGCAATTGCGCAGACCCTGGATGCGGGCGATGCCATCGCCCACCTCGGCCACCGTGCCCACGTCTACCGTGCGCCTGGGGGCCTGAAAATGTTGGATTTGTTCTTTGAGTTGACGGGTGAAATCATCAAGGGCAACTGCCATAGATCCTCCTACTACTATCGCTTGCAAACGGCCAGAGCGCCGGACTCGCCGGCCTCAACGCCTGACTCCCAACGATTGGCGCAGGGCGTCGATGCGACCACGCACGCTGTCGTCGATCAGTTTGTCGCCCACGCGTACGACCAGCCCGCCCAGAATGTCCGCATCCACCCGGAAGTCGATGTTCAGGTTGGCGCCAAACTGCGTGGCCAGTTGGGCGGCCAGCTTGCTTTGCTCGTCGGCTGCAAGCGGGACGGCGCTGGTGACGGTGGCGGCCAGGGGGCCGGCGGTCTCGGCGGTGATGACGCTCGCCAGGGTGGCTTGAACCTCGTCCAACAGGCGCAGGTCGCCATGGGCCGTCAGTACGCCCAGGAAGTTGCCCAGTTCGGCGGGCGCGCCGGTGGGCGCCAGCGTCTGCAAGAGCGCCATCCTGGCCTCTGGGTCCAGGGCGGCGTCGTCGAGCCTGGCGCGCAGGTTGCCGTCGTGGCGCAGGGCGTCGCCAACCTTGCCCAGACCATCGACCCACGGCTCCAGCACGGCGGCCAGGATGCCATGGGCGTAAGCTTGAGGCGTCCTTTCCATAATCAGTTCAAACTCGTTTCGGAGAGGAAATCGGCGATGAGTTGCCGCTGAACTTTCTCATCCAGCCCGCGGCGAACCACGCGCTCGGTGGCCATCACGGTCAGTTCGGCGATCTGCTTCTGCGCCTCGGCCAGGATGCGCTGTTTCTCGGCTTCGGCCTCTTCGACGGCTTTGGTCTTGATGGCCTCGGCCTCGCGGCGAGCCTCGGCCAGGATGTCGGCCTTGACGCGCTCGGCCTGGGCCGAAGCGGCGGCCACGCGCTGTTGCGCCTCGGCCCGCTCGGCTTCGATCTGCGCCATCAGACGGGCGCGTTCGCCCTCGGCCTCTTTGCGGGCCACATCCGCCGCCGCCAGGCCCTCGGCAATCCGCTGTCGGCGCTGGTCGAGCATCTTGACCAGAGGCGGAAACAGAAAGCGCCTGAGCAACAGGAAGAGGACAACGAAGTTGATAATCTGTGCGAGCAGGAACGGGCCATTGATACCCAATTGCGCCATGCCAGCACCTCCTTAGGATGGGTTAGGTGGACGGATCGCGGCGAGGGTCAGCTAAGGCCGGGCGCGCCCACGAAGATCAGCAAGAGGGCGACGACAAGGGCGTAGATGGCGATGGCTTCGGCGAAGACGATGCCCAGGATCATGTTGGTGCGGATTTCGCCGGCGGCTTCAGGGTTGCGACCGATGGCCTGCAACGCGCCCATCACCAGCAAACCGACGCCGATGCCGGGGCCGATGGCGCCAAGACCAATTGCGAGACCGGGAGCAAGGATTTCAGTCATTGTGAGTGTTTCCTCCGAAAAAAGTGTCGAGGCTGAGAGAGGGTTGGGGATTGGAGAGTGGAGATTGGGGACTGGAGATTGGCAATCTCCAATCCCCAATCTCCTTAATGATGGGCATCTCCGGCGTGGCTGTGGGTGGCCTGTTCCAGGAAGATGAAGGTGAGGATGGCGAAGACGAAGGCTTGCATGAAGCCAACGAAGAGTTCGAGGCCGAAGAACGGCACCGGGACGAGGAAGGCGATCAGGAAGGGCATGACGAAGAGCAGCACCTGACCGGCGAAGATATTGCCAAAAAGACGGAAGGAGAAGCTGACGATCTTGGCGATCTCGGAGACGGCCTCAAGCAGGCCGACGAAGATATCGATCGGTTTGATGCCCGTGATCACCGGATTGAGAAAACGCCGCCAGTATTTCCTGCCCAGGTGCTGCATACCGATGGCCTGCGCCAGGACGACCGAGATCAGGGCCAGGGCCAGCGGCAGGTTGAGGTCGGTGGCGGCGGCGCGCAGGAAGGGGAGCAGGACATAGCCGCCGGAGGCGTGTTCTTCGTGCGGATGGTATTCCTCGCCCGCCTCTTTGGCGTGTTTGTAGTCCTCTTCGACTTGCGCCTTCTCTTCGGCGGTGAGTTTGACGTTTTTGTTCACCAACGAGGGCAGGCCCACGAACGTACCCTTTTCGTAGCCAAAGCTCACGGTTCCGTCCGATTTGGCGTAGGCCACCTCCAGCGGCTCCAGGTAGCCGATGCTATCGAAGCCGGGCACCAGTTCCCACCAGTTGGCCACCAGCAGGAACAACAGGATGGTCATGAAGATCGGCAGCCATTTGCGAGCCTTCGTCTTGCCGGCGATGTCGGTCAGCATGTTGTCGAAAGTCTCTACCACCCATTCGATCAGGTTTTGCAGACCCTGGGGCACCTCGCGCACCTTGCGCACGGCAAAGAAAGTGACGGCAAGGACGGTGATGTCCGCCAGGATGGTGGCGATGAGGGTGTTGGTGATCGGCAATCCCAGGAGATTGAGGCCCGGAATCTGCTCGGCCGGGAGCAGGATGGTGGGCAAGGGGACGCGGACCAAAGCGCCCACGACAAACAGCGCCAGGACGATCAGGATGAGGACAATGTTCTCGACGATGAGGGTACGACAGGACTTTCCACCCACTAGAACCTCTCCTTATGTCTCTCTGGAATCCTCGGGAGGGGCGGCCGCCCGATAGCGGCCCAAGACGGTGATGACGACGATGAAGGTAGCGATGAAGATGCCGGCGCCGACGCCGCACAAGGAGGCCCAGGGCGACGAACCGGCCCAGCTATCGAGCCAAAGCCCCAGGAGGAGCGGCGCCGCTAACGCCAGACCGAGGCCGAGCGCCAGGCGGAACGCGAGGTGTGACCAGGCTGATGGCGTCTTTGCGGGGGGGCGTGGTTGCAAGCTGCCGGGTTCTCCGGGCGCAGGGGCCGGGGTGACAAACAAGAGCGAGGCGTCAGAGGAAGTCTGGTTCTAACGCAACGCGGCGGGGAGTATACCCCAGGTGGTGGTATCGTGCAAAAATGAACAATGGCGGAGAGAGGAAGGGGGGTGACTCGAAGCAGCCGACGCCTACTCTGCTCAACACGGCGCCAAACCCTTGCTGGCAACGGGTTGAGTGCAGGCATACCGGGCCGGCGACAGGAACCTGCACCATGAACTTCAGCGAACTCAAAGCGCAAGTCGCCCTGGGCGAGGACAGCCACCGCCAGCTCAAGCGCGACGCGACTAACATCGACAGCCTGGCGGCGGAGATGGCGGCCTTCATTGCCGTCGAGACTGGCAATAGTCTCGGTTACGAATCTTGAAGACCTTGTTCGTCAAGCAGGTTTTCAAGACAAGTGCTGGCTAAACGGACATTACACTACGATAAATGCCCACGCATTCTGCGTCACTGCCAGATCGATTTGACTGCATCACAAAATTGTTGTACGCTTTGATTACAGCAGGAGAGGCGTATGGAGTTTTCCGTTGAGTTCTACGAAACAGCAGACGGCCGGCCCGTGGTCGAGGACGAACTGGAGAATCTCGAAGGCACTGCGCCGGTGCTCTACGATCTGCTGGTGGCAGGGCTGAATAAGCTGCGCCGCCGTGAATACCACCGGCCGCCGTTGTGCGAGCCACTTGGCGGTGGGCTGTTCGAACTGCGGGTGGGGCGCAAAGATATCGCCCGCGCTGCCTGGTTCTTCCAATCAGGACAACGGATTGTGGTGGTGCGCTGTTTCGTCAAGAAATCGCGCAAGACGCCGCCAGGTGAGCTTGAGTTGGCCCGCAAGCGGATGACCGAATATCTCAGCCGTTCATCGGCAGGAGGTGCATGATGCAAGACCCAAAGACCAATTTCGACCGTTTTCTGGAGCGCAAACTGAAGGATCCTGAGTATCGCGCCCGCTTCGAGGCAGCCGACCATGCCTGGGACATTGCCTTGCAACTCGCGGCCTTACGCCAGGCCCGCGGGTTGACGCAAAAACAGGTCGCCGATCTGCTGGGCACCAGGCAACAGGCCATTGCCCGCCTCGAAGACCCGACCTACAGCGGCCACAGTCTGAGCATGGTGCGCCGCTACGTCGAGGCCCTCGGCGCGAGCCTGGATGTGGTCGTGGTGCCGCTCGAAAGAGCCGACGCCTATTCTGCTCAACACGGCGTCAAACCCTTGCTGGCAACGGGTTGAGTGCAAGCATACCGGACCGGCGCCAGGAACTTTGACCCATGAACCTCAGCGAACTCAAAGCCCAGGTCGCCCTGGGCGAGGACAGCCGCCGCCAGTTCAAGCGCGATGTGACCAACATCGACAGTCTGGCGGCGGAGATGGCGGCCTTCTCCAACTCCGAAGGCGGCGTCATCTACCTGGGCGTGGCCGATGACGGCGAACTGGCAGGATTGACGCTCGCCGACGTTGCGCGCCTCAATCAGTTGATCGCCAACGCCGCCTCCCAACACATCCGCAGCCCGATCACGGTGCAGACCGAAAACCTGGAAGTGGAAAACGGGCGGCTGGTGATCGTCCTGACCGTCTCCAAGGGGATCGACAGGCCCTACTTCGACCGCAACGGCGTCATCTGGCTGAAGAGCGGCGCCGACAAACGCCGCATCAACTCCAAAGAGGAGCTACGCCGTCTGTTCCAGAGCGTCGACCAGTTCCACGCCGATGAACTGCCGACCAAAGCCGGCATCGACAAGCTCGATAAGCTGCGCTTCCGCGACTTTTTGCGCGATGAGTACAAGCTGGACTATCCCGACTCGCCCCAGGAGCGGCTGACGCTGCTGCAAAACATGAACCTGGCCGCCGATGACGGGCAGCTCAACCTGGCGGGAGTGCTGCTCTTTGCCGAGCGACCAGAATGGATCAAGCCGCAGTTCATCGTCAAGGCCATCCGCTATCCGGGCAACGCCATTCACGTCAGCGAATATCTGGACAGCGAGGACTTCGCCGGACCGCTGCCACAGCAGTTCGCCGGCGCGCTGGCCTTTGTCATGCGCAACCTGCGCAAAGTGCAGGCCGGGCAGGGGGTCAACGCACCGGGCGCGCCGGAGATTCCGCCCACGGTCTTCGAGGAACTGCTGGTCAATGCCCTGGCGCATCGCGACTATCTGATCAGCGCGCCGATCCGCCTCTTTGTCTTCGACAACCGCATCGAGATCATCAGCCCGGGCCACCTGCCCGACAACCTGACCGTGCCGAAGATTCTGGCGGGCAACTCCATCATCCGCAACCCCATCCTGGTCTCCTATATCGCCAAGGGCTTGCTGCCCTACCGTGGTCTCGGCTCAGGCATCAAGCGGGCGTTGGAGGATTGGCCGCAGATCGAGTTTAGCGATGATCGAGATGGCAACCTGTTCACCGCCACGGTTCACCGAAAAGAGGTGATTGATGCTGAGAGTGACGGGGGTAGCGAACAAACGCCGGTGAAAACGCCGGTGAAAACGCCGGTGAAAACGCCAGAAAAGATTCTGTCGCTGTTGAAGGAAAACCCCAACTGGGCTATTCCTGACCTTGCGGCGAACATCGGGAAATCAGAAAGCGCGGTCGAGCGAGCCATCCGCCGCTTGCGCGAACAGAATCGCTTGCAGCGCATCGGCCCCGCCAAGGGTGGACATTGGCAAGTGATCGGCTGATCCCCCGCAAACAAGACTTGGGCTGAGCAAATTGTACATTGCGGGCCGGCGCGCCGCGCGCTCAGCCCCCCACAAAATGCACCCTCCACCCCGCCGGATCCACCACCGTCAGCCGGCCATCCTCCCCGAACAGCGGCGGGTAGCCGGGCGAGTAGCCGGGCGAGTAGCCGGGCGAGTAGCCGGGCGAATAGCCGGGCGGGTAGCCGGGCGGGTAGCCGGGCGAATAGCCGGCGGCGGCCAGGCGGGCGGCCAGCGCTTCGACCCCTCCCCCACCCGGCGGGATGCCAATGACCAGCTCGGTCGAGTGCAGGGCGCCGGGCGTCTTGCAGCGCCAATTCACCCCGCGCACCACCAGCGGCGCATTCTCCATCACCAAATGGACATGGCCGAAGTATGCTAACCCCACCGGCAGCCCCACCAGGTCGCGATAGAAACGCACACTGCTCGTTATGTCATGTGTGTAGACCGTGACCTCCTCCAGCGGGCCGAGGGCGAGAGGGGCAGCCGGGGCCAGGTCGCGGCGGGCTTTGGTGCGCAACAGGCGGCGCTCGGAGATATCCCAGGCGGCGGGGTCGGTGGGCTGCGCCAGTTCAACCGGGTTGGCGTCGGGGTCGAGGAAGATCAGCAGGCTCATCCCCGGCAGGATCTCCTCGAACACGATCGGGATCTCGTGCGCCAGCAGGTAGCCGCGCGCCTGCCCGAAATCCGCCACCTGGAACGACGGCAGCGCGCCATGCGGCCCCCGCGTCCCGCAGGGCGCGCCGCCCGGCAGCAACGCCCAGGTCACCTGGCCGCCGCCCGCCGCCGGTACAGAAAAGGCGGCGGGCTCAGTGGTCGGGCGCAGGCCAAAGTGCTCGGCCCAGAAGTCCGGCGCCGTCGCCGGCGAACGAACGTAGGTGTGGATGGCTTGCAGCCTCGGCAACGAACCGGGGTTCATCCCTCATCTTCTTCGAGGTCGAAAACCGGCTCCGGCTCGGCCACGTAGGTGAACTCGACCCCCGTCTCGGCCTCCGGCTCTGGCTCCTCCGCTTCGGCCACGGCCTCCTCGGCCCGGCGCCCGGCATACCACGGCTGGTCGGGCAGGAGATAGCGGCCGGGTTCGCGCCCGTCGGCCACATCCAGGGCCATGAGCAACCGCTCGAAATCATGCACCGGGTCGGTCTCCGGCAGGATCGAGAGGATGCGCTCCTCTTGCAGGATCAAGGCGACGTGGGTGCGGAAATTGTGGCCCTCGACCTGTTTGATCGGTATCCCCGCCCGATTGGTGAACTCCCGCCCGGCGTCGCTGAGCGCGTAGATATCCAGCCCGGCCAGTTCCAGCCAGCTGGCCAGCCGCGGCAGATCGAGGCCACTGATGACGAAGAGACTGACCCGGCGCTCCTTGAGCATGGCAAGACGCCGGGTCAGGTCCACCCCGCGCGGCGGCAGCGGGAAGGGATTGACTTCGGACGGGCTGTAGATGCACACGGCCAGCGCGTTCTCATCCACCAGATCGGCGGGCGTCAGCAACGGCCCGGCCAGGCTGGGGAGACGGACGCGGGGGATGAAGCCGCCCACCATCAGGTTGAGGCCGGCCATGCGCGCAGGAAGATCCAGAGTTTGCGTCACCTTAGCGACCCGTCCATTGCGCTTTGCGCTTCTCGATGAAGGCGGCCATGCCTTCCTTCTGGTCGGAACTGGCGAACAGCATCTGGAACAGCCGGCGTTCGAGGGCCAGGCCTTCGCTCAGGCTCAGTTCCATCGACTTCTTGACCGCCTCTTTGCCCAGCCGCACCGCCAACGGCGCCTGAGCAGCGATGCGGGCGGCCAGCTTGAGGGCCT
The Caldilineales bacterium DNA segment above includes these coding regions:
- the atpA gene encoding F0F1 ATP synthase subunit alpha, whose translation is MAVALDDFTRQLKEQIQHFQAPRRTVDVGTVAEVGDGIARIQGLRNCMASELVEFNDGTLGIALNLDQETVGAIIMGEYSGIQEGDLVRSTGRIASVPVGEALIGRVVNAVGQPIDGKGPIETDSFRSVERIAPNVVTRKGVDTPVQTGIKAIDAMIPIGRGQRELIIGDRQTGKTAVAIDTIINQKGKDLVCIYVAIGQKRASVAQVVATLEKYGAMEHTIIVSATASEPAALQYLAPYAGCAMGEEFMEQGKDALIVYDDLSKHAWAYRQVSLLLRRPPGREAYPGDVFYLHSRLLERAAKLAPEYGGGSLTALPVIETQAGDVSAYIPTNVISITDGQIYLESDLFYAGIRPALNVGLSVSRVGSAAQTKAMKQVAGRMKLELAQGRELAAFAQFGSDLDKSTQRQLDRFQRLTQLLKQPQYVPVSLASQVMACYAGTRGFLDNVAIDRIPEWEQKFYQFAATTYPEIGNAIEREKKLSDETEDSLKLALGEFNKQFM
- the atpH gene encoding ATP synthase F1 subunit delta, coding for MERTPQAYAHGILAAVLEPWVDGLGKVGDALRHDGNLRARLDDAALDPEARMALLQTLAPTGAPAELGNFLGVLTAHGDLRLLDEVQATLASVITAETAGPLAATVTSAVPLAADEQSKLAAQLATQFGANLNIDFRVDADILGGLVVRVGDKLIDDSVRGRIDALRQSLGVRR
- the atpG gene encoding ATP synthase F1 subunit gamma, whose protein sequence is MKRRIRSVKNIAQVTKAMEAVSASKMRRAQAQVHSTRPYAEKALEILSFLARLRGSEAKEQPLLQQREIKRVGLVLITADRGLAGGLNSNMIRFAVQHIRRWQDEGKQVEIIAVGKKGRDWMRRFGPPTRAEFIGLGDRPTSSFIGKGGMQVSQSVSVGPISRLVIDDFTGDRYDAIYLGFTRFYSTVRQEPMLRQLLPIIPEEENEVKMAADYIFEPDVATVLDQALAGFTEVQILQALYEAIASEHSARMVAMRNATDAAEELMADLTLTYNKARQQSITMALLDIAGAVNAVQTS
- the atpD gene encoding F0F1 ATP synthase subunit beta, giving the protein MSTNGTNGTEAKVAGRVVRVVGPVVDCAFPPGQLPDIFDAVEITFDDGHTLVCEVQQLLGDEQVRTVAMSTTDGLRRGMAAIATGGPITVPVGPATLGRIFDVSGNVLDDPSNPVTTEVFYPIHRSAPAFDEQSTQTELFETGIKVIDLIAPFTKGGKTGVFGGAGVGKTVIIQELIRNVAQVHSGYSVFAGVGERSREGNDLWHEMKDSGVLPSTVMVFGQMNEPPGARLRVGLTAVTMAEYFRDEGRDVLLFIDNIFRFVQAGSEVSALLGRLPSAVGYQPNLGTDMGELQERITSTKRGSITSMQAIYVPADDYTDPAPATTFAHLDATISLERALAEQALFPAIDPLASTSRILDPNVVGAEHYQVARGVQQTLQRYKDLQDIIAILGVEELSEDDKLTVARARKIQRFLTQPMFVAAQFTGREGRYVTIADNVRGFKEILEGKHDDLPESAFYMVGNIEEAVETAAKMRAEG
- a CDS encoding helix-turn-helix transcriptional regulator, which produces MQDPKTNFDRFLERKLKDPEYRARFEAADHAWDIALQLAALRQARGLTQKQVADLLGTRQQAIARLEDPTYSGHSLSMVRRYVEALGASLDVVVVPLERADAYSAQHGVKPLLATG
- a CDS encoding type II toxin-antitoxin system RelE/ParE family toxin yields the protein MEFSVEFYETADGRPVVEDELENLEGTAPVLYDLLVAGLNKLRRREYHRPPLCEPLGGGLFELRVGRKDIARAAWFFQSGQRIVVVRCFVKKSRKTPPGELELARKRMTEYLSRSSAGGA
- the atpE gene encoding ATP synthase F0 subunit C, with the protein product MTEILAPGLAIGLGAIGPGIGVGLLVMGALQAIGRNPEAAGEIRTNMILGIVFAEAIAIYALVVALLLIFVGAPGLS
- the atpC gene encoding ATP synthase F1 subunit epsilon, with the translated sequence MSTIHFEFVTQDRVVYKGDASMVLVPGADGVIGVLPKHAPLMAVVNPGEVLVRKEGEADQFFVTGGGFVEVRPDKVILLARSGESSAEIDVVRAEAAKRRAEEFLASPEHARDPEVRVAMEAALRRSAARLQIAHRRHGGRTPGRRGVDFTPSE
- a CDS encoding F0F1 ATP synthase subunit A, with translation MGGKSCRTLIVENIVLILIVLALFVVGALVRVPLPTILLPAEQIPGLNLLGLPITNTLIATILADITVLAVTFFAVRKVREVPQGLQNLIEWVVETFDNMLTDIAGKTKARKWLPIFMTILLFLLVANWWELVPGFDSIGYLEPLEVAYAKSDGTVSFGYEKGTFVGLPSLVNKNVKLTAEEKAQVEEDYKHAKEAGEEYHPHEEHASGGYVLLPFLRAAATDLNLPLALALISVVLAQAIGMQHLGRKYWRRFLNPVITGIKPIDIFVGLLEAVSEIAKIVSFSFRLFGNIFAGQVLLFVMPFLIAFLVPVPFFGLELFVGFMQAFVFAILTFIFLEQATHSHAGDAHH
- the atpF gene encoding F0F1 ATP synthase subunit B, which codes for MAQLGINGPFLLAQIINFVVLFLLLRRFLFPPLVKMLDQRRQRIAEGLAAADVARKEAEGERARLMAQIEAERAEAQQRVAAASAQAERVKADILAEARREAEAIKTKAVEEAEAEKQRILAEAQKQIAELTVMATERVVRRGLDEKVQRQLIADFLSETSLN
- a CDS encoding putative DNA binding domain-containing protein, which encodes MNLSELKAQVALGEDSRRQFKRDVTNIDSLAAEMAAFSNSEGGVIYLGVADDGELAGLTLADVARLNQLIANAASQHIRSPITVQTENLEVENGRLVIVLTVSKGIDRPYFDRNGVIWLKSGADKRRINSKEELRRLFQSVDQFHADELPTKAGIDKLDKLRFRDFLRDEYKLDYPDSPQERLTLLQNMNLAADDGQLNLAGVLLFAERPEWIKPQFIVKAIRYPGNAIHVSEYLDSEDFAGPLPQQFAGALAFVMRNLRKVQAGQGVNAPGAPEIPPTVFEELLVNALAHRDYLISAPIRLFVFDNRIEIISPGHLPDNLTVPKILAGNSIIRNPILVSYIAKGLLPYRGLGSGIKRALEDWPQIEFSDDRDGNLFTATVHRKEVIDAESDGGSEQTPVKTPVKTPVKTPEKILSLLKENPNWAIPDLAANIGKSESAVERAIRRLREQNRLQRIGPAKGGHWQVIG